Proteins encoded in a region of the Tumebacillus sp. BK434 genome:
- a CDS encoding RNA polymerase sigma factor has product MTDIELESLILSAMQGKKEAFARLIERFRTYAFQTAYGFLQDRMDAEDVVQEAFTKAYFSIGKLQSPHAFHSWFSRIVTNLCLDRLKRRRYSLASERIEEVAEQRDSASGLSRSLERLTIEEALGRLSPEMREVLVLRELQGFDYQEIAEILRIPIGTVRSRLHAGRLHLRKHLAPE; this is encoded by the coding sequence ATGACCGACATAGAGCTTGAGTCGTTGATTCTCTCTGCGATGCAGGGGAAAAAGGAAGCATTCGCCCGGCTGATCGAGCGGTTTCGGACGTATGCGTTCCAAACGGCGTATGGTTTTTTACAGGATCGAATGGATGCGGAAGATGTGGTGCAGGAGGCATTTACCAAAGCGTATTTTTCCATCGGCAAACTCCAATCTCCGCATGCCTTTCATTCCTGGTTTTCTCGAATCGTCACCAACCTCTGTCTGGATCGCTTGAAGCGAAGGCGTTACAGCTTGGCGTCTGAACGGATAGAGGAGGTCGCGGAGCAGCGAGATTCAGCGTCTGGTCTATCCCGCTCGCTCGAACGCTTAACGATTGAGGAGGCCCTGGGCAGACTGTCTCCCGAGATGAGGGAAGTGCTGGTGTTGCGGGAACTCCAAGGGTTCGATTATCAAGAGATTGCAGAGATTCTGCGGATTCCCATAGGCACTGTACGGTCGAGGTTGCACGCGGGTCGATTGCATCTGAGAAAACACCTGGCGCCGGAATAA
- a CDS encoding zf-HC2 domain-containing protein — translation MEQHVLDDLSAYMDQELLPEDEARVRSHLEECASCREVYQELSAVSLAFRQQWGALEPSADLDDRIWLTIQAVENSRERKSAWVSMGSLVACLLLITGFLFSPWGVILSRSVFAMIGWLWTGLSVLAAVVTLSPYVVGGSLVVAVCLLVGSVWSVRKLVTGFSTGEMV, via the coding sequence ATGGAGCAACACGTGCTGGACGACTTGTCGGCCTATATGGATCAGGAACTCCTACCCGAGGATGAGGCGCGAGTAAGATCGCATCTGGAAGAGTGTGCATCTTGCAGAGAGGTATATCAAGAGCTGTCTGCCGTTTCTCTTGCTTTTCGGCAGCAATGGGGGGCGCTTGAACCATCGGCGGATCTCGACGATCGTATCTGGCTCACCATACAAGCAGTGGAAAACAGCCGAGAACGGAAATCTGCATGGGTGAGCATGGGAAGTCTGGTCGCCTGCCTGCTGCTTATTACCGGATTCTTGTTCTCGCCGTGGGGAGTGATCCTGTCTCGTTCGGTCTTTGCCATGATCGGGTGGCTTTGGACGGGATTGTCGGTCTTGGCTGCTGTGGTTACCCTCTCGCCCTACGTAGTAGGCGGTTCGTTGGTTGTAGCAGTCTGTCTGCTGGTTGGCAGTGTGTGGAGTGTTCGAAAACTCGTAACCGGTTTTTCGACAGGTGAAATGGTATGA
- a CDS encoding undecaprenyl-diphosphatase, with protein sequence MDVDLAVYHFLNQFAGQMPIVDAVMSFFAQYALELYAVLFVIAWFTLPKKEFNKRHALVVAGVAGILALLLNVVISHVWYRPRPFVTLDEGTYTKLIPHDADASFPSDHTSGSFAFAFGAKGRTQKWVSTSFMIIAVIVMIARVYCGVHYPTDVLASVVVGFVASKVAWKFSPLILPVTRLGCRLFGFERTSQSATK encoded by the coding sequence ATGGACGTAGATCTTGCGGTCTATCATTTTTTGAATCAGTTTGCCGGGCAGATGCCTATCGTAGATGCAGTGATGTCGTTTTTTGCTCAGTATGCGCTTGAGTTATATGCGGTACTGTTTGTGATCGCTTGGTTCACTTTGCCAAAAAAAGAATTCAACAAGCGGCACGCTCTCGTCGTTGCTGGCGTCGCAGGCATTCTGGCCTTGCTGCTGAACGTTGTCATCTCTCACGTCTGGTATCGCCCCCGGCCGTTTGTCACATTGGATGAAGGGACCTACACGAAGTTGATTCCGCATGATGCGGACGCGTCGTTCCCGAGTGATCACACCTCCGGCAGCTTTGCGTTCGCCTTTGGCGCAAAAGGGAGAACGCAGAAATGGGTATCGACTAGCTTCATGATCATCGCGGTGATTGTGATGATCGCGCGCGTCTACTGCGGGGTTCATTACCCGACAGATGTGCTCGCAAGCGTGGTGGTGGGCTTTGTGGCGAGCAAAGTCGCTTGGAAGTTTTCTCCGCTGATTTTGCCCGTGACCCGCTTGGGATGCCGGTTGTTTGGTTTTGAACGAACATCCCAATCTGCTACGAAATGA
- a CDS encoding phosphatase PAP2 family protein — protein sequence MPKLNLKLQLTKAFFISLVFIVGFGILTVMMLKETLNEFDAATIHLVQGLESPELTQVMKFFTDAGSTISVSILACLILGYLYFVLHHRAESVLLFAVIAGAAVLNQAFKLVFHRPRPETHRLIEVTGYSFPSGHSMTAFAMYGALTFLLWRHTPSRWGRTIIILIGVVITLAIGISRVYLGVHYPSDVIGGYLAGGFWLAASIWVYQSIAEQKYEQSKSLT from the coding sequence TTGCCGAAGCTCAACTTAAAACTACAACTTACTAAGGCATTCTTTATCAGTCTGGTCTTTATCGTAGGATTTGGGATTCTGACTGTCATGATGCTGAAAGAGACATTGAATGAGTTTGACGCTGCCACTATCCATTTGGTCCAAGGTCTGGAATCGCCTGAACTTACACAGGTGATGAAGTTTTTCACAGATGCAGGTTCAACGATATCCGTTAGCATCCTTGCATGTTTGATTTTAGGGTATCTGTACTTTGTCCTGCATCATCGCGCAGAGTCCGTTCTGTTGTTCGCGGTCATTGCCGGTGCAGCGGTCTTAAACCAAGCTTTTAAACTGGTGTTCCATCGACCGCGCCCGGAGACTCATCGGTTGATCGAAGTCACGGGTTATAGTTTTCCGAGTGGACATTCGATGACAGCCTTTGCTATGTATGGGGCGCTTACGTTTCTGCTGTGGCGTCATACTCCAAGCAGATGGGGTCGAACCATCATTATATTGATTGGGGTCGTGATCACGCTTGCGATCGGAATAAGTCGTGTCTATTTGGGTGTCCATTACCCGAGTGACGTGATTGGAGGTTATCTGGCAGGAGGTTTCTGGCTGGCTGCGTCCATTTGGGTTTATCAATCGATTGCGGAGCAAAAATACGAACAGAGTAAATCGCTCACCTGA
- a CDS encoding VTT domain-containing protein, with protein sequence MIDVKTLLEQYGYVVLFSSLFLELLALPVPGEVLLSYTGLLVFQGHLNWLVSMLIAGLGASAGITVSYLIGYRLGKPFFEKYGRRFHMGPDKLEKTSQWFQRYGNKMLIVGYFIPGVRHITGYFAGITRISFRTFALNAYLGAFLFTGIFITLGKVLGPKWEEFHHTITKYLILAGINAAFAVLLVYLYRKYRQQIFSITRQVISWALHTFHSLGRVRFFVVGVAVVFLALFALMVGMIQDLLANEFLEFDQVTAFVVHAIFENVESTWVTLGAHLASYNVLVPLLAITLLWIWKKGQDRRLEVFFMLLVLFGGELLDEGLRRLFHRSGPDGLVYTFPSEQTLLVLSVYGFAAYLFVRHRGRGMMRSVLGVLVLALSFYSGISIIALNLQFPSDVAAGYIFGGVWLTLNILLLEIFRNLRRA encoded by the coding sequence ATGATCGATGTAAAAACTCTGCTTGAACAGTACGGGTACGTGGTGCTGTTCAGCTCCCTGTTCCTAGAATTACTCGCTCTGCCTGTGCCTGGGGAAGTGTTGCTAAGCTACACTGGATTGCTTGTTTTTCAGGGTCACCTTAATTGGCTGGTGAGCATGCTGATTGCGGGCTTGGGGGCTTCGGCCGGGATTACGGTCTCGTACTTGATCGGCTACAGACTGGGGAAGCCCTTTTTTGAAAAATACGGCAGACGTTTCCACATGGGCCCAGACAAGTTAGAGAAAACATCGCAATGGTTTCAACGGTATGGGAACAAAATGTTGATTGTCGGTTATTTTATACCTGGGGTGCGACACATTACCGGGTATTTTGCCGGGATTACACGAATCTCCTTTCGCACGTTTGCTCTCAACGCGTATCTGGGCGCTTTTCTGTTTACCGGTATTTTTATCACGTTGGGCAAGGTACTAGGGCCAAAGTGGGAAGAGTTTCACCACACCATCACAAAATACTTGATCCTAGCAGGTATCAACGCCGCTTTTGCGGTCTTGCTTGTGTATTTGTATCGGAAATACCGCCAGCAGATTTTCTCAATCACGAGACAGGTTATAAGTTGGGCACTTCACACGTTTCACTCTTTGGGGCGGGTTCGATTCTTTGTGGTCGGGGTTGCGGTGGTGTTTTTAGCGTTGTTTGCTCTCATGGTAGGAATGATCCAAGACTTGCTGGCGAACGAGTTTCTCGAATTCGATCAGGTCACAGCGTTTGTGGTGCATGCAATCTTTGAAAATGTCGAATCGACTTGGGTAACGTTGGGCGCGCATCTGGCCTCCTACAACGTGTTGGTGCCGTTGCTCGCGATCACCTTGTTGTGGATTTGGAAAAAGGGTCAGGATCGGCGACTCGAAGTCTTTTTCATGCTGCTGGTTTTGTTTGGCGGTGAGCTTTTGGACGAAGGGTTGCGGAGACTTTTTCACAGGTCGGGTCCTGACGGTCTGGTCTACACGTTTCCGAGCGAACAAACTTTGTTGGTTCTCTCGGTCTATGGGTTTGCAGCGTATCTTTTCGTTCGCCATCGCGGGCGGGGAATGATGCGCTCCGTTCTAGGTGTTCTGGTGTTGGCCCTGTCTTTTTACTCAGGGATCAGCATCATCGCCCTGAACCTTCAGTTCCCCAGCGACGTGGCCGCAGGCTACATTTTCGGCGGCGTGTGGCTCACTCTCAACATACTCTTGCTCGAAATCTTTCGGAATTTGCGAAGAGCCTGA